CGACCCAAAGGTCGGCGTCACGCGTAGCGCGCGGAACGGCCCAGGCGCTCACCGCCAACCCACCCACCAGGGCGTAGCGTAGCCCGAGATCGTGCAGGACCTGGAGCGCGGCTCCGAGCGCCTCGTGCAGTCCAGGTTGCATCAACGGCCCACGGGGTAGCGGCGTGCCTTCTCGCCGAGGTCTGCCGGAGGCGACGTGACCCAAGCGGCCCCCACGGACTTGGCAAGCTCGCGCGCGATGTCGCTCAGCTCCAGTGCCTGCGTCAACCGCTCCGAAGGGGTGGTGTGCTTCGCCTCGCGCACACGGAGCTCATACTCTTCATCCTTTCGCTCGGACAGGCGTCGGATCCGCTGAAGCTGGCTCACCACCTGAGTATACCGGCTGTGTCGCGCTGCGGGCCAGGTCCTCTGAACAAGATTGGGGGCTGCAGCTATGACGACACAACATGCCCGTGCAGTAATCGCGCCGCACCAACAAGAGAAACGAGGGGATGCTACTTGGAACGACGCAGCAGCACGACGAAGGCGCCGCTGCCGCCGAGCACGCCGGGGGCCGAGCAGAAGGCGAGCACTCGGTGCGATAGCGTCTCGCTGAGCAGCGTGATCATTTCGTCGCGCAGGACGGGGCCGCGCGCGCCGGAGTGCAGGCCGCGGCCGAACACCACGAGCACGCTGCGCTGGCCGCGGCTGTGGGCATCCTGCAGGAACTTGGCGACGGTGCGGCGCGCGTCCGCGGCGACGCTTCCGTGCACGTCCACGCTGGAAACGGGGCGCGGCTGCCCGCGGCTCAGCTGCGTGAGGCGGCGTTTGTCGAGGCCTTCGGTGTAGCCTCGGGCCCACTCCACGCCACGTTCCACGATCAGTGGCGGCAGCGTCGAGCTCTCGAGCTCGGAGCGCGATGGCGGTGCCGCGGGTGCGTCGGGCTCCGGTACTCGGGCGGGCTTGTCGGGCAGCGGCTTCACGTCGGGCGCGAGGTCCCGAAAGCTGTCTCGTTTGCGCGCTGCCACACGAGACATTTCACCAACGGCCCGCGCTTCCGCAAGCGTCAAGCTACGGCGAGCGTCACCAGCATCGCGATCACCGCCGGAGCGGCCTGCAAGAGCAGGATCGTCTTCTTCGCGGTGAAGCCCCCGTAGATCCCCACCACCACCACGAAGGCCAGCACGGCGAGGGTGGCGGAGCTGTCCCCGCGGAACGCGAACCAGAGCAGCAACGCGGCGAGCGCGCCGTTGTACACGCCCTGGTTTTGCGCCAGGACCTTGGTCGTTTCGGCCTGCTCGGACGTCTGGCCGAAGATGCGACGGCCGGTGGGCGTGGTCCACAGCACCGCTTCGAGCACCATGAAACCCACGTGGGCGACGGCGACCACGACGACGGCGGCCAGGGCGGGGAGCGGAAGCATGGGTGGCATTCTTGAGCGATCACTCAAGAATGCGCAAGCCCGATGGCGAAAAGCACGCGATCCGCCGCGCGGCGCAGCTGGCGCGGGGAGGCGCCCGCCCGGGCGAGGACGTGGATGCCGGCCACCGAGGCCGCCAGCAGGGCCGCGTCGGCCTGCGCCTGGCGCTTGCCACGGGCGGCGAGGCAGCGCGCGAAGAACGTCTCCATGGCCGTCAGCTTGTCGGCGACCAGCTTCTGGGACGCGTCGTCCAGCTGGGCCGTTTCCATGGCGGAGGCCACCAATAGGCAGCCACGAGGTGTGCGCTTGGGGCTCACGATCGCATCGAGCCAAGCGATGATGGCGTCCTCGCTCGGATTCCGGGGTAGGCCTTGAGTCGCCAGGTAGCGCTCCAAGGATTTGCGGAAGCACTCCTCCTTGCTGCCGAAGGCTCCGTAGAAGCTCCCCGGCTGGATGTGCATCGCCTCGCACAGCTCCCGCACGGAGGTCGCGGAGTAGCCGCGGGTCCAGAAGACCTTGACCGCGGCGTCCAAGGCGGCTTCGAGGTCGAAATCGCGAGGGCGAGGCACCCGGTCTGAATACCAGAGGTTCACAGACTGGTCAGCGCGTCTCGGCGCGCCTGCGCGAGCTTCGGCCACATGGCGACGAGGATGTCACGAGAAAGGCTCGCGTAGGACGCCTCACCGGAACGAGCGAGCTCGTCGGCGAAGTCCTCGTCCAGCTCCGGATTCTTGCGCAGCTGATACTCCACGCTGTTGGCCAAGCGCATCAGCGCCACCGTGAGCCCCACGCTGCCGCCTTCTTGATAGGCGCGGCCGGGTTGGTGGTGCCAGGCCACGGCCCGTCCAATCTCCGCCGGTAGCTGCCAGTAGTGCAGTAAGTGGCCTCCGAGCACTGCGTGGTCCCAACCGACGATCATCCGCTCCATCACGTGGACGCGGTCGGGAACTTCCAGCACGGACGGCGATGCCTCGTAGTTCAGCTCCTTGGACTGCAGCGCGAACAGCTTGCCCACGTCGGACAAGAGCCCTGCTGCAAACGCGGTGTCGAGGCACTGGCTGCCCCACTCCGTGGCCAAGGTGTGGGTCATCGCCGCCACCGCCACGCAATGGTCGCGCACCACGCTGGCAACGCCGGCCGCGTCCTCGAACATCCCCAGCGCCGCCGCGCTCAACACCAGCTGACCGGTCTGCCGGAAGCCCAGGCGCACCACCGCCTCGCTCACCGTGGCGCACGGGCTCCGGCCTGCGAAGATCACCGAGTTAGCCACCTGCAGCAGGCGCGAGCTGAGCGCCAGGTCGTGCTCCAGCACCCGCGTGACGCGCTCCACCGGCGTTTCCGGGTGAGCCAGTAGCCCCATCGCTTCGGACGCCGTCTTGGGAAAGGGTTTCAGGGCCAAGCTCCGGCCCAGAGCCGCCGCGAAGGAGCCCGACGCTTCACTCAGGGTGCGCTCGGGGTCGGGGTCCCCGAACCACAGCTGCTCGACCACGGACTGAGCGAGCTCATCGGAGACTCTTGGCGCCGGTTTGGCAGGGGCCGGGATGGGAAGGGGCGGAGGAATGGCCATGCACTGGGAGAACGGCCGCTCGGGCGGGGGCTTGAGCCAAGGGCGGGTGGCCAGGGCGCGTCCCATGGTTAGGTTCGAACACTGATGCTGGAACGTGGCTACCTCACCATCGGTCGACTTCGGGGCATTCCCATCCGCCTGCACTGGACCATTCCTCTCGGTGCGTTGCTGTTTTCCGGCTTCACCTTCGCGCCGGCGTTCTGGGTCGGCTTCTTCCTCTTGGTCCTCATCCACGAGCTGGGCCACGCCACCGTGGTCCGCGCCTACGGTCACCAAGTCCTGAAGGTGGACGTGACGGGCTTCGGCGGCATGTGCCACTGGTTCGGCAACGCCAGCCGCATGGAGCGCGGGGCCATCGCTTGGGGCGGCGTCCTCGCGCAGCTCGCGCTGTTGGGGGTGAGCGTGGCCGTGCTGGCGCTCACGGGGGGAGCGCATTCTCGCTGGAGCCTCGAGCTCGCCAGCGTGTTCGTGCGCACCAACGTTTGGATCATGCTCTTGAATCTGTTGCCCATCCCACCGCTGGATGGCGCGGAGGCTTGGCGCTTCGTGGCGGATCTGATTCGGGGCAATCCGTTCCCGCGTCCCCGTTGGCTGCGACGACGCCCTCCAACGCGGCCGTCTCCTCCCCCCTGGCAAGCGCCTCCCCCCGCCAAGACTGAAGAGGATGCCGCGGCAGCGCGGAAGCTCGCGGAAGCCCTGCGCGACATTGGCGACGCCGCAGGCCGCGCGCGGCGGAACTGACGTCAGAGTGCCTGAAGCCCGTAGGGCGGCGACGCGTTGACGAGCACGTTGGCTCGGCACTTCGCGTGCACTGGCACGAACTTCACGCCGTCCTTGTGCGCCGTCAGGGTGTACTCGCCTTCCGGCACGTTCAAGAACACGACGCCGCCGTCCTCCGAAGACTCGGTCAGTGTCCGGTCCGGAATCACGTTGGCGTTGAAATAGATGGGGCCGCTCGTCGCGTCCACCGCGGGCTCGATGGTAACGGTGGCGCCGGCCTCACCGTGGGCGCCCGAATCGTAGATGGATTTGCCGACCCGCGTGATGGTGCTGACGATCTGGCAGCGCTTTGGGTCCGGTGTGATCTTCAGCCCGGAGGCGAGGATGTCGAACAACGTCTGGTTCGGCACCTGGAACGTCACCTTTTCCAGGTCACCGCGCGGGAGCGTGAAACTCTTGGTCTGCGCCTCGGGAAAATCTTGCGCCACGAGGACGAAGGTGGCCGTTTGCCCGGACATCAAACCATCGAGCTCGAAGTGGCCGTTGGTGTCGGTGACGGTGCTCACGTCCGGAGCTTCCAGCACGCTGAGGGTGCCGCCATCGATGTGTCCGTAGGGATTTCCGGGCAAAGTGAAGGCGAAGGCGTCACCGGATACGTGGACCGGGATGGGCTCCGGTGGCTTTGCGCCATCGTCGCTGCTGGAGCACGCCAAGGTGCACATCAAAGGGATCAGGGCGGTGCTGCGGATGCGTACCGAGACCATTGCCGGAGTCTGTCGGAGTCCCGGGCCCGTGTCGACGTCTCTTGATGAGACGGACGCAACCTTTTCGTGTGGTCGGGAGTGGGAGTACGCCCGACCGAAGTTGCGGGATGGCTCAATCCTCCCTGCGGACGCGTATATGATGGACGCTTAGAGATCTGTGCCCTCCATCCCGGTGAACAACAACGCACGTGAGAGTGCCTCGACCCCACGCCCCGTCAGCGGTGTGGAGGTGCGGTCGTCCGGTACGTTCTCCATGCCGGCGATCGACGACACGCCCGTCATCACCGGGCCGCGGCTGCGGCAAGCAATCGCGCGACAGAGAAGCCGCAACGCGCGCGTGCTCTCGTGGGTTCGTGCTGTTGGTGCTGTCGCCCTGGCGGCGGTGTTCGTGGTCTATCGAAACGTGTCGGAGTGGCAAGACGGGGTGTGGCTCGCCGCGCCCTATGCGTGCATCGCCATCGCCTTGGCGGTCGACGCCCAGCTGAGCGAGGCAGGCACGCGGCGTTCGTGGCGGGCGGTTCCGCTGCTGGACGTTCCGGTCATCGCCGGACTGGAGTTGCTGTTCGTTCGATTTGCTCCCAATCCGTCGGCCCTCATCAACTTCAACTCCGCGACGCTCCTCTTGTGCGTGTTGGGGGTTGCACTTTCGCTGAGCCTTCGCTTGACGGTTCTCACGGCCGTCGAAGCTGCGGCAGTGCACGTCGCGCTCCAGGTTCACACTGACTCGCCACTGCGCCACTTGGCCGTGACAGGGGTTCTATTCCTGCTCGGCGCTGCTCTTGGCGTGGTCTTTTCGGTGGCGCAAACTCGCCTGCTCAAGGACAGCGAGCTTCAAAAAGCGGCGCGACGTCAAACGCAAGACCGCCTTCACGAATCCGAGGATGGCTTCCTGAACCTCTTGGATCGGCTGCCGGATGCAGTGCTCGGCTGCCAAGATGGACTGGTAGTGTTCGCGAATCAGCGCGCGGCGGTCTTGTTCGGGTTCGACGACGTGAGCGAGCTCCACGGGCTGAATCCCGACGATTGGACCCATCCAGAGGACGTGGACATCGCCAGCAAGCTACCGCGGGCGAGCTTTGCGTCCGTTCATCCGCGAGACATCCGAGTCCGGAAGCGAGACGGGACCGAGCTGCCGGTGGAGGTGCGCACGGCGTGGCGCCTGATGAACGGGTACCCGACGGCCATCGCCGTGTACCGCGATCTTTCCGAGCGCAGGCGGTCGCAGGCTCAGCTGATCGCGGCCGATCGGCTGGCGGCCATGGGTGCTTTGGCGGCGGGCGTCGGACACGAGATGAACAACCCGCTGAACGCGCTCGCGCTGAACGTGGATCTCGCGGAGGAACAGGTCGCGGAGCTCGCGCAGGCCGGCGTCGACGTGGGGGAAGCCGACGAAGCCTTGCGAGACGCACGTTTGGCCATCGACCACTTGAAGACGATCGTGCGGGACCTCGGCACGTTCTCCCGTGCCGACGAAGCACGGGTCGAGCCGGTGGACATTCGGAGCGTGATCGATTCCACGCTGCGGTTGGCGGCGGCGGACCTGCGACACCGAGCTCGAATCGACAAGCGGTTCCAAGAGGTGTCCTTCGTGGCCGCCAACCCGGCGCGGCTAGGGCAGGTGTTCCTGAACCTGATCGTGAACGCGCTTCAGGCGATGCCGGAGGGGCGCACCGAGGACAACCAGATCGTCATCAGCGTGTACCAGGCGGAATATCAGGTAGTAGCCGAGGTTCACGACAATGGGCCGGGCGTTCCGCCCGAGCAGCTCGAGCGGATCTTCGAGCCCTTCTACACGACCAAACCTCCGGGCGAAGGCACGGGGCTCGGCTTGGCCGTGAGTCTGCGGTTGGTTCAGTCGTTCGGCGGCGAGCTGCGTTGCGAGAGCACGTTCGGAAAAGGAACCACGTTCTCCGTGACGCTGCCCGCGACGGTGGCCCGCCCCTCGCATCGGCCCCGGGTGGAACCCTCCGGCCCGTTCCCGATCATTCGCTGATGTCTTTGCAGCAGCGAAAACCGAGGTGGTAGTTCATGTGGCTCATGGGGTCGTCCACGCGAGTGGCGTGCCACGCTGGTGCCCGCCAGCGGCAGTCGTCCTCGTGAGCCTCCTCGCGTAGGAAGATGAACCAACTGCCCTTCATCTCGGTCTCGCCGAGCCCACCGCGGCTGCCCAGGTCTTCAGGCTTCATCGGCAAGCTCATGTGCTCCGCGGCGTTGCCGTGCTGGTCGTACACGCCGAAGGAGCTCACGCACTTGGGGAAGGCGCCCGCCGGGTAGGTGTTGCTGCCGCAGGTCTCCCAGCCGCCGCCGTTGCACTTGCGGCTCTTGTGAGACGCCGTCGCGCACAGCGCGTGGTTCTTCTCGGGACCGTACGCCCACACCTTCTGGCGGTCCTTGTTCTTGAAGTACCACATCTCCATGCGCCGAGGGCGGTCCCACAGGTACTCGTCTTCGGCCTTGCGCAGCTCTCCTGCACAAGCGCCTTCCCACTCGTGGGCGTCACATAGACGCTTGCCGACGGCGCGGCACATGTCCGACGCCTGCTTCGCGCTGGCGTACACCGTGGGGTACTCGCAGGGGATGTCCGGGAACTCGTACTGATCGATGCACACCGGCGTGACGCCGGCGTCGGGCTTTCCCGTGACCGGAACCATGTAGCGCGCCTTGCACACCGACTCCTTCTTCGCGAGCTCGGCCAGCGCCTTGGGGGACTCGAGGCCCGCATCCTTTCGAATGCGGTAGCACTCGGAGCGCTTCATCGGATGCTCGCTGATGTCGGGGTTGCCTTCGCTGATCACTCGCGAGTCGCCGATGATCTCTCGCAGAGCGGCGATTTC
This region of Polyangiaceae bacterium genomic DNA includes:
- a CDS encoding DUF1304 domain-containing protein: MLPLPALAAVVVVAVAHVGFMVLEAVLWTTPTGRRIFGQTSEQAETTKVLAQNQGVYNGALAALLLWFAFRGDSSATLAVLAFVVVVGIYGGFTAKKTILLLQAAPAVIAMLVTLAVA
- a CDS encoding TetR/AcrR family transcriptional regulator; this translates as MPRPRDFDLEAALDAAVKVFWTRGYSATSVRELCEAMHIQPGSFYGAFGSKEECFRKSLERYLATQGLPRNPSEDAIIAWLDAIVSPKRTPRGCLLVASAMETAQLDDASQKLVADKLTAMETFFARCLAARGKRQAQADAALLAASVAGIHVLARAGASPRQLRRAADRVLFAIGLAHS
- a CDS encoding Smr/MutS family protein, with the translated sequence MSRVAARKRDSFRDLAPDVKPLPDKPARVPEPDAPAAPPSRSELESSTLPPLIVERGVEWARGYTEGLDKRRLTQLSRGQPRPVSSVDVHGSVAADARRTVAKFLQDAHSRGQRSVLVVFGRGLHSGARGPVLRDEMITLLSETLSHRVLAFCSAPGVLGGSGAFVVLLRRSK
- a CDS encoding PAS domain S-box protein — encoded protein: MPAIDDTPVITGPRLRQAIARQRSRNARVLSWVRAVGAVALAAVFVVYRNVSEWQDGVWLAAPYACIAIALAVDAQLSEAGTRRSWRAVPLLDVPVIAGLELLFVRFAPNPSALINFNSATLLLCVLGVALSLSLRLTVLTAVEAAAVHVALQVHTDSPLRHLAVTGVLFLLGAALGVVFSVAQTRLLKDSELQKAARRQTQDRLHESEDGFLNLLDRLPDAVLGCQDGLVVFANQRAAVLFGFDDVSELHGLNPDDWTHPEDVDIASKLPRASFASVHPRDIRVRKRDGTELPVEVRTAWRLMNGYPTAIAVYRDLSERRRSQAQLIAADRLAAMGALAAGVGHEMNNPLNALALNVDLAEEQVAELAQAGVDVGEADEALRDARLAIDHLKTIVRDLGTFSRADEARVEPVDIRSVIDSTLRLAAADLRHRARIDKRFQEVSFVAANPARLGQVFLNLIVNALQAMPEGRTEDNQIVISVYQAEYQVVAEVHDNGPGVPPEQLERIFEPFYTTKPPGEGTGLGLAVSLRLVQSFGGELRCESTFGKGTTFSVTLPATVARPSHRPRVEPSGPFPIIR
- a CDS encoding HDOD domain-containing protein, yielding MGRALATRPWLKPPPERPFSQCMAIPPPLPIPAPAKPAPRVSDELAQSVVEQLWFGDPDPERTLSEASGSFAAALGRSLALKPFPKTASEAMGLLAHPETPVERVTRVLEHDLALSSRLLQVANSVIFAGRSPCATVSEAVVRLGFRQTGQLVLSAAALGMFEDAAGVASVVRDHCVAVAAMTHTLATEWGSQCLDTAFAAGLLSDVGKLFALQSKELNYEASPSVLEVPDRVHVMERMIVGWDHAVLGGHLLHYWQLPAEIGRAVAWHHQPGRAYQEGGSVGLTVALMRLANSVEYQLRKNPELDEDFADELARSGEASYASLSRDILVAMWPKLAQARRDALTSL